In Gammaproteobacteria bacterium, one DNA window encodes the following:
- a CDS encoding 8-amino-7-oxononanoate synthase: MSAAIRRAIREALREREKVGLLRSLETAPGGIDFCSNDYLGLARDRRLRGRIAAVAAESAAPQGATGSRLISGNHPEIEALEAQLSGFYASEAALVFSSGFAANLGLLASLGGVVQTLVCDRLLHASAIDGGRLSGAKRVIFVHNDMRDLKARLGELPSGETAAVAVDTVYSMDGDFAPLKEIAVLAEEQDAAVVVDEAHANGVLGPAGRGGVVAAGLQDRVLARVVTFGKALGLQGGAVLCSKDLRDYLVNFARSFVFSTGVSPLWAASVQSVYDMLPDLNAEREQLLDNVSHFRGRVAESAQPWLPSESWIQCLRVPGARRIRRVGGVLRSRGLAALPIRAPTVPAGEERIRVCLHSHNTREEIDLLFSAVDEALR, encoded by the coding sequence ATGAGCGCTGCGATACGGCGCGCCATACGGGAGGCGCTCAGGGAGCGCGAAAAGGTCGGCCTGCTGCGCAGCCTCGAGACGGCGCCCGGCGGCATTGACTTCTGTTCCAATGACTACCTGGGCCTGGCCCGGGACCGTCGCCTGCGCGGAAGGATCGCCGCGGTCGCGGCCGAGAGCGCGGCGCCGCAGGGCGCGACCGGTTCCCGGCTTATCTCCGGGAATCACCCTGAAATCGAGGCGCTGGAGGCGCAGCTCTCCGGGTTCTACGCGTCCGAGGCGGCGCTGGTTTTCTCCAGCGGATTCGCCGCCAACCTCGGATTGCTGGCGAGCCTGGGCGGAGTGGTGCAGACGCTGGTCTGCGACCGCCTGCTGCATGCCAGCGCCATCGACGGCGGCCGCCTGAGCGGCGCGAAGCGGGTGATCTTCGTGCACAACGACATGCGCGACCTGAAGGCCCGGCTGGGCGAACTGCCTTCCGGGGAAACCGCCGCGGTGGCGGTGGACACGGTCTATTCGATGGACGGCGACTTTGCACCGCTCAAGGAAATAGCCGTTCTGGCCGAAGAACAGGATGCCGCGGTCGTGGTGGACGAGGCGCATGCCAACGGGGTGCTGGGGCCCGCGGGCCGCGGCGGCGTGGTCGCCGCCGGACTGCAGGACCGGGTGCTGGCCCGGGTGGTGACTTTCGGCAAGGCGCTCGGACTGCAGGGCGGCGCCGTGCTGTGTTCGAAGGACCTGCGCGATTACCTCGTGAATTTTGCCCGTTCGTTCGTGTTCTCCACCGGGGTCTCCCCGCTCTGGGCGGCGAGCGTGCAGTCCGTCTACGACATGCTTCCGGACCTGAATGCGGAGCGTGAACAGTTGCTGGATAACGTCTCCCATTTTCGCGGGCGCGTGGCGGAGTCCGCACAGCCCTGGCTGCCGAGCGAGTCCTGGATCCAGTGCCTGCGCGTGCCTGGCGCCCGACGCATCAGGCGCGTGGGCGGCGTTCTTCGCAGCCGGGGGCTGGCCGCCCTGCCGATTCGCGCGCCCACCGTTCCGGCGGGCGAGGAGCGAATCCGGGTGTGTCTGCACTCGCACAACACCAGGGAGGAAATCGACCTGTTGTTCAGTGCCGTGGACGAAGCGCTGCGTTAG
- the bioD gene encoding dethiobiotin synthase: MERCAVAGIGTSVGKTLVSALLVERLGASYWKPIQAGGLVHTDTEEVRRLVTLSRARFLPEAYSLKAAMAPHAAAAQEGVTLRKEDLRLPEVDGPLVVEPAGGVLVPVADGLLNIDLLKYWSLPVVVVSSYYLGSINHTLLTVEALKSRDLALAGIVFNGERNDHSRGVILRETGLKCLLDLPNLRQPVSPGHVKSYAARIDL; encoded by the coding sequence ATGGAGCGCTGCGCAGTTGCGGGCATCGGAACCAGCGTAGGCAAGACCCTGGTCTCCGCGCTGCTGGTGGAGCGCCTGGGAGCCAGTTACTGGAAACCCATACAGGCCGGCGGCCTTGTGCATACCGACACCGAGGAAGTCCGGCGGCTGGTCACGCTCAGCCGCGCCCGCTTCCTGCCCGAGGCGTACAGCCTGAAGGCGGCGATGGCGCCGCACGCCGCAGCGGCCCAAGAGGGTGTGACCCTTCGCAAGGAAGACCTGCGCCTGCCGGAAGTGGACGGCCCGCTCGTGGTGGAACCGGCCGGCGGAGTGCTGGTGCCGGTGGCCGATGGCCTGCTCAATATCGATCTCCTGAAATACTGGAGCCTGCCGGTGGTCGTTGTTTCCAGCTACTACCTGGGCAGCATCAATCACACGCTGCTTACCGTGGAGGCGCTCAAGTCGCGTGATCTGGCGCTGGCCGGTATCGTATTCAACGGCGAGCGGAACGACCATTCCCGCGGCGTGATCCTGCGCGAGACGGGATTGAAGTGCCTTCTCGATCTTCCCAACCTGCGCCAGCCGGTAAGCCCCGGGCACGTTAAGTCTTACGCAGCGAGAATCGACCTGTGA
- a CDS encoding aldehyde dehydrogenase, whose protein sequence is MNDVAFDVRERVTSIIDGEPVGASRRGVDFPIINPASEEPNGVLREADAQEVDAAVRSARKAFETGPWPRMGADERKAIFRSMHEALHRHRDELEFLDSLDTGVPISQVRAMHVARAAYNFEFFGEVLSQESGEVYTQNPNYLTYVTREPVGVGAMMAPWNAPVPLASMRVATCIAFGNTCVLKPSEYTPHSMERMVEIFHEAGLPPGVVNLVNGRGPVTGTALVNHPEVDMVGFTGGSETGKIIMSEAGKSLKPVLLELGGKSANIVHESADLDRALDGSLIGIFSSNGQQCLAGSRILVQKSIAGEFIERFVERARKLRIGDPLEAETEIGPLCYENHMNRVLGYASLAREEGAKLLTGGGRPEGMEQGWFVEPTAVLAEDNSARICQEEIFGPFATFLVYEDLDEALRIANDSEFGLVAYLWSQDLNVTMRAARELRAGTIWVNTPIYRELRAPFGGYKQSGIGRDGARGSLEFFTEPKTVSIPLTDFPMLRMGE, encoded by the coding sequence ATGAACGACGTGGCATTCGACGTACGCGAACGCGTAACCAGCATCATCGACGGCGAGCCGGTGGGCGCGTCAAGGCGCGGGGTGGACTTTCCGATCATCAATCCGGCCAGCGAGGAGCCGAACGGGGTCCTGAGGGAGGCGGACGCACAGGAAGTGGATGCGGCCGTGCGCTCGGCGCGAAAGGCCTTCGAGACCGGTCCCTGGCCGCGCATGGGCGCCGACGAGCGCAAGGCGATCTTCCGCTCCATGCACGAGGCGCTGCACCGGCACCGCGACGAGCTGGAGTTTCTTGACAGTCTCGACACCGGCGTGCCGATCAGCCAGGTCCGCGCCATGCACGTGGCGCGCGCCGCCTACAACTTCGAGTTCTTCGGCGAGGTCCTGAGCCAGGAATCGGGCGAGGTCTATACGCAGAACCCCAACTACCTGACCTACGTGACCCGCGAACCGGTCGGGGTGGGCGCCATGATGGCGCCGTGGAACGCGCCGGTACCGCTGGCTTCCATGCGGGTGGCCACCTGCATCGCCTTCGGCAACACCTGCGTGCTGAAGCCGTCCGAATACACCCCGCACTCGATGGAGCGGATGGTGGAGATCTTCCACGAGGCCGGGCTGCCGCCGGGAGTCGTGAATCTCGTCAACGGCCGGGGACCGGTTACCGGAACGGCGCTGGTCAACCACCCGGAAGTGGACATGGTGGGGTTCACCGGCGGCTCGGAGACCGGAAAGATCATCATGTCGGAGGCCGGCAAGTCGCTAAAGCCGGTGCTGCTGGAACTGGGCGGCAAGTCCGCCAACATCGTGCACGAGAGCGCCGACCTCGACCGCGCGCTCGACGGCTCGCTGATCGGCATCTTCTCCAGCAACGGCCAGCAATGCCTGGCGGGCTCGCGCATCCTGGTGCAGAAGTCGATTGCCGGCGAGTTCATCGAGCGGTTCGTCGAGCGGGCCCGCAAGCTGCGCATCGGCGATCCGCTCGAGGCGGAGACCGAAATCGGACCGCTGTGCTACGAGAACCACATGAACCGGGTGCTGGGTTACGCGAGCCTGGCGCGCGAGGAGGGCGCGAAGCTGCTGACCGGCGGCGGCCGGCCCGAGGGCATGGAGCAGGGCTGGTTCGTGGAGCCGACGGCGGTTCTCGCCGAGGACAACTCGGCACGCATCTGCCAGGAAGAGATCTTCGGCCCGTTCGCGACTTTCCTGGTCTACGAAGACCTCGACGAGGCACTGCGCATCGCCAACGACTCGGAGTTCGGGCTGGTGGCCTACCTGTGGTCGCAGGACCTCAACGTGACGATGCGCGCGGCGCGCGAGCTGCGCGCCGGCACGATCTGGGTGAACACGCCGATCTATCGCGAATTGCGGGCGCCATTCGGCGGCTACAAGCAGTCCGGCATCGGCCGGGACGGGGCCAGGGGGAGCCTGGAGTTCTTTACCGAACCCAAGACCGTGAGCATTCCGCTCACCGATTTTCCGATGCTCAGGATGGGAGAATGA
- a CDS encoding TonB-dependent receptor — protein sequence MRHFNSRSFFLTATTFLATAVLAQESGQDSAPEPLEEVVVTASLKEVRSLDLPSSVTVLDAQTIRNSAVQHFEELAQLTPNLHWAGGSSRARYFQVRGIGERSQYEGAPNPSVGFLLDDIDFSAIGGVATRFDLGSVEVLRGPQGTRYGANALAGLIYARSREPSREREAEAEVSLGNDDMRSVGLALGGPLGPAAAGRLSAHQYRANGFRRNATLDRDDTNAREELSLRARLNYEPSPELALRLTLLHIDLDNGYDGWSIDNELTNWSDRPGRDSQASTGASLRADFAFGGGHSLVSITGAASSDIEHSYDADWGEDGYWSDIAGFPMRYDYTSRTLRERSGFSQELRLLSPAERDTGYVLGVWYLNLDEDNDRVDTGLYAEPGYAPGPSEDRFDSGYGADSLALFGELSRAFADRWLVTAGLRWERRNSDYVDSNGERFSPSDDMLGGHLSVSRPFGEDANVYARIARGYKAGGFNLGLGGRGLTSDELLYEPEFLWNYEIGAKGLWLDGRLRGELAVFHSQRVDVQVDTSRQIDPQDPNTFLFFTRNVGRGVNRGVELTLEYRPGDALRMSAALGLLDTEITRYPGRPELEGREQPHAPGYGYALGALWRHPQGWFAGGELTGSDGFYFSNSHDRKSGAYSLLNLRAGRAWNGWEAFAWARNLLDEYYAVRGFYFSNVPPDWPEQEFRQQGDPRHFGVTIRRRF from the coding sequence ATGCGGCATTTCAATTCGCGCAGTTTTTTCCTTACAGCAACCACCTTTTTGGCGACCGCGGTTCTTGCTCAGGAATCGGGGCAGGATTCGGCTCCGGAACCTCTGGAGGAGGTGGTGGTCACGGCATCGCTGAAGGAGGTGCGGAGCCTGGACCTGCCCTCCAGCGTCACCGTGCTGGACGCGCAGACCATCCGCAATTCGGCGGTGCAGCACTTCGAGGAGCTGGCCCAGCTTACGCCCAACCTGCACTGGGCCGGCGGGTCTTCGCGGGCCCGCTATTTCCAGGTGCGCGGCATCGGCGAGCGCTCCCAGTACGAGGGCGCGCCGAACCCGTCGGTGGGGTTTCTTCTCGATGACATCGACTTCTCGGCGATCGGCGGCGTGGCCACACGTTTCGACCTGGGCAGCGTGGAGGTATTGCGCGGGCCCCAGGGTACGCGCTACGGCGCCAATGCGCTGGCCGGTCTCATTTACGCGCGCTCCCGGGAGCCCTCCCGGGAGCGGGAGGCCGAAGCGGAGGTTTCGCTGGGCAACGACGATATGCGGTCCGTGGGGCTGGCGTTGGGCGGCCCGCTGGGCCCGGCGGCCGCCGGACGGCTTTCCGCGCATCAGTACCGCGCCAACGGTTTTCGGCGCAACGCCACACTGGATCGCGACGACACCAACGCACGCGAGGAGCTGAGCCTCAGGGCCAGGCTCAACTACGAGCCTTCGCCGGAACTGGCGCTGCGCCTGACGCTGCTGCACATCGACCTGGACAACGGCTACGACGGCTGGTCCATCGACAACGAACTGACCAACTGGTCGGACCGGCCGGGGCGCGATTCGCAGGCGTCCACGGGCGCGTCGCTGCGCGCCGACTTCGCGTTCGGCGGCGGCCATAGCCTTGTAAGCATTACCGGCGCGGCGAGTTCGGACATCGAGCACAGCTACGACGCGGACTGGGGGGAAGACGGCTACTGGTCGGATATCGCCGGCTTTCCGATGCGCTACGACTACACCTCGCGCACCTTGCGCGAGCGCTCGGGTTTCAGCCAGGAACTGCGCCTTTTGTCTCCGGCGGAACGCGATACGGGCTATGTGCTGGGCGTCTGGTATCTGAACCTCGATGAAGACAATGACCGCGTGGACACGGGGCTCTACGCCGAGCCGGGCTACGCGCCCGGACCCAGCGAGGACCGGTTCGATTCCGGCTACGGCGCCGACAGCCTGGCGCTGTTCGGGGAACTGTCGCGCGCGTTCGCGGACCGGTGGCTTGTGACGGCGGGCCTGCGCTGGGAACGGCGCAACTCCGACTACGTCGACTCGAACGGCGAGCGGTTTTCGCCGTCGGACGACATGCTGGGCGGCCATCTGAGCGTGTCGCGTCCCTTCGGCGAGGACGCGAACGTCTATGCGCGGATTGCGCGCGGCTACAAGGCCGGCGGGTTCAACCTGGGCCTGGGAGGCCGGGGACTGACCAGCGACGAACTGCTGTACGAGCCGGAATTCCTCTGGAACTACGAGATCGGCGCCAAGGGCCTGTGGCTGGACGGGCGGTTGCGCGGCGAACTGGCCGTGTTCCATTCGCAGCGCGTGGACGTGCAGGTGGACACGTCCCGGCAGATCGATCCCCAGGACCCGAACACCTTCCTGTTCTTTACCCGGAACGTCGGGCGCGGAGTCAACCGCGGCGTCGAACTGACCCTGGAGTACCGGCCCGGCGACGCGTTGCGCATGAGCGCGGCGCTCGGACTGCTGGACACCGAAATCACCCGCTATCCGGGCCGTCCCGAACTCGAGGGCCGCGAGCAGCCCCACGCGCCGGGCTACGGTTATGCGCTCGGCGCGCTGTGGCGCCATCCGCAAGGCTGGTTCGCCGGCGGCGAACTCACCGGCAGCGACGGCTTCTATTTCTCCAACAGCCACGACCGCAAGTCGGGGGCGTACTCGCTGTTGAACCTGCGCGCCGGGCGGGCCTGGAACGGCTGGGAGGCGTTCGCCTGGGCCCGCAACCTGCTGGACGAGTACTACGCGGTCCGCGGTTTTTACTTCTCCAACGTGCCGCCGGACTGGCCCGAGCAGGAATTTCGCCAGCAGGGCGATCCGCGGCACTTCGGCGTTACCATACGGCGGCGTTTCTAG
- the bioB gene encoding biotin synthase BioB, whose translation MPDLTRADVAAIYHSPLLDLIYRAATVHREHHAPGQVQLCTLLSVKTGGCPEDCAYCPQAARYHTGIDRHGLLKLDAVLEAAREAREAGSTRFCMGAAWREVRDNRHFDEVLEMVSGVRDLGLEVCCTLGMLTESQAERLKEAGLYAYNHNLDSSREFYPEIIGTRTYDDRLETLANVHKAGLSVCCGGIIGMGETVDQRIDLLHTLATLPSPPESVPVNALVPVPGTPLEDCPPVSTWEMVRMIASARVLMPRAMVRLSAGRSRMSAEQQALCFLAGANSIFTGEKLLTTPNPSFDSDEGLLELLGLTPREPYTQQDTHAAA comes from the coding sequence ATGCCGGACTTGACAAGGGCGGACGTCGCGGCGATCTACCATTCGCCGCTGCTGGACCTGATATACAGGGCGGCGACGGTGCACCGCGAGCATCATGCGCCCGGCCAGGTGCAGCTCTGCACGCTGCTTTCGGTCAAGACCGGCGGCTGCCCCGAGGACTGCGCCTATTGCCCGCAAGCGGCCCGCTACCACACCGGCATCGACCGGCATGGCCTGCTGAAACTCGACGCGGTGCTGGAAGCCGCGCGTGAAGCCAGGGAGGCGGGGAGCACCCGCTTCTGCATGGGCGCCGCCTGGCGCGAAGTGCGCGACAACCGCCATTTCGACGAGGTGCTGGAGATGGTGTCCGGCGTCCGCGACCTCGGCCTTGAGGTCTGCTGCACGCTGGGCATGCTCACCGAGTCGCAGGCCGAGAGGCTCAAGGAAGCGGGCCTCTACGCCTACAACCACAATCTGGATTCCAGCCGCGAGTTCTATCCCGAGATCATCGGCACCCGCACCTATGACGATCGCCTCGAGACTCTGGCCAACGTGCACAAGGCCGGGCTGTCGGTCTGTTGCGGCGGCATCATCGGGATGGGCGAGACGGTCGATCAGCGCATTGACCTGCTGCACACGCTGGCCACCCTGCCCAGCCCGCCGGAATCGGTCCCGGTCAACGCGCTTGTTCCGGTGCCCGGGACTCCGCTGGAAGACTGCCCGCCGGTCTCGACCTGGGAAATGGTCCGGATGATCGCGAGCGCGCGCGTGCTCATGCCCAGGGCCATGGTTCGCCTGTCCGCCGGGCGCTCGCGCATGAGCGCCGAGCAGCAGGCCCTGTGTTTCCTGGCCGGCGCCAATTCGATCTTCACCGGCGAAAAGCTGCTCACCACGCCGAACCCCTCGTTCGACAGCGACGAGGGGCTGCTCGAGCTGCTGGGCCTTACCCCCAGAGAACCGTACACGCAGCAGGATACGCACGCGGCTGCATGA
- a CDS encoding VOC family protein, which produces MTSDLPVRVQRTNLVVADLERAYRVYRDILGFKLDFTLGHRPESYSFVVFQIPREATTGFAALSSKDQVRSLALTEIKGVELPEPNLPSSHALVLEVDDIDGVLEAARAEGLHVFPEETLRTHDGRVGREIGMLDHDGHLIVLYCILQS; this is translated from the coding sequence ATGACCAGTGACCTTCCGGTGCGGGTGCAACGCACCAATCTTGTCGTTGCGGACCTGGAGCGCGCCTATCGCGTCTACCGGGACATCCTGGGCTTCAAGCTGGATTTCACGCTGGGACACCGCCCCGAGTCGTATTCGTTCGTGGTGTTTCAGATCCCCCGGGAAGCCACGACCGGGTTCGCCGCGCTCAGCTCCAAAGACCAGGTGCGCAGCCTGGCCCTGACCGAGATCAAGGGCGTGGAACTGCCCGAGCCCAACCTGCCCAGCAGCCACGCGCTGGTCCTGGAGGTGGACGATATCGACGGCGTCCTGGAAGCCGCGCGCGCCGAAGGCCTGCATGTCTTTCCGGAAGAAACGCTGCGCACGCACGACGGCCGCGTGGGCCGGGAAATCGGCATGCTCGATCACGACGGCCACCTGATCGTGCTCTATTGCATCCTGCAATCGTAG
- a CDS encoding DUF485 domain-containing protein — translation MASCNRSPGARSSRPPRGRDALFPGAKLNTVAKLSRDPDFIRLRRLQRRYAFAIAGSVVAFYVSLGVTMAYWPEVLDIRLVPGRWITVGLVWNVLGLLGWFAATATYAALSTRRLTPLRAQVRERHGWNSPDGA, via the coding sequence ATTGCATCCTGCAATCGTAGCCCGGGAGCGAGGTCGTCCCGACCTCCGAGAGGGCGAGACGCCCTCTTTCCCGGGGCAAAGTTGAATACCGTAGCGAAACTTAGCCGGGATCCGGACTTCATCCGGCTGCGCCGTCTCCAGCGGCGCTACGCTTTCGCCATTGCCGGCAGCGTAGTGGCGTTCTACGTCAGTCTGGGCGTGACGATGGCCTACTGGCCGGAAGTGCTCGACATACGCCTCGTGCCCGGGCGCTGGATCACCGTCGGTCTGGTCTGGAACGTGCTGGGCCTGCTCGGCTGGTTTGCCGCCACGGCCACCTATGCGGCGCTCAGCACGCGCCGGCTGACGCCGTTGCGCGCGCAAGTCAGGGAACGCCACGGATGGAACAGTCCCGATGGCGCCTAA
- a CDS encoding peroxiredoxin, giving the protein MAVATLALSAAVLADEAPTASLEAGMQAPDWTLPGSDGETHALADLLKKGPVVLAWFPKAFTPGCTAQCQSLAQDGDMIREYKVSYFMASVDPIGDNTDFASKYDADFPILSDESKEVANAYQVIGQYGVPRRETFYIGTDGVILAVDREVDARGAAEETAAILASLGVEKRASPASSAGR; this is encoded by the coding sequence ATGGCCGTTGCGACACTCGCCCTTTCCGCCGCGGTTCTCGCCGACGAGGCGCCGACTGCCAGCCTGGAGGCAGGCATGCAGGCCCCGGACTGGACCCTGCCCGGCTCCGACGGGGAAACTCATGCCCTTGCGGACCTGCTCAAGAAAGGCCCGGTGGTGCTGGCCTGGTTTCCCAAGGCCTTTACGCCGGGCTGCACGGCCCAGTGTCAGTCCCTGGCGCAAGACGGGGACATGATCCGCGAATACAAGGTCAGCTACTTCATGGCCAGCGTGGATCCCATCGGCGACAACACCGATTTCGCGAGCAAGTACGACGCGGACTTCCCGATCCTCTCCGACGAAAGCAAGGAAGTGGCGAACGCTTACCAGGTGATCGGGCAGTATGGCGTGCCGAGGCGCGAAACCTTCTATATCGGAACGGATGGCGTGATCCTGGCGGTGGACCGTGAGGTTGACGCCCGGGGTGCCGCCGAGGAAACCGCCGCGATACTGGCAAGCCTGGGCGTCGAGAAACGCGCGTCGCCGGCTTCGTCCGCCGGCCGGTAA
- a CDS encoding nicotinamide mononucleotide transporter: MDLMAILEVVAVVLGFVYVVLAIRRHISCWLASYVASGLFVVVFLDAGLIFQPWLQVFYMVMAVYGYRKWRRGAKNPATLGFWGWRNNLIAVAALLAVSIPITIFGAQYSESSLFFIDVVTALAAPLATFMQARKYIGNWIWWMVLDTTYVALYLERGLYLTTLLYASYFALAWVGYRSWRKALPA; encoded by the coding sequence ATGGACCTGATGGCGATCCTGGAGGTCGTGGCCGTCGTGCTCGGCTTCGTCTACGTGGTGCTGGCCATACGCCGTCATATCTCGTGCTGGCTGGCGTCGTACGTCGCTTCCGGGCTGTTCGTGGTGGTCTTCCTGGACGCCGGGCTGATCTTCCAGCCCTGGCTGCAGGTTTTCTACATGGTCATGGCCGTGTACGGCTACCGCAAGTGGCGCAGGGGAGCGAAGAACCCCGCGACGCTGGGCTTCTGGGGCTGGCGCAACAACCTGATCGCGGTGGCCGCGCTGCTGGCCGTATCGATCCCGATCACGATCTTCGGCGCGCAATACAGCGAGTCGTCCCTGTTCTTTATCGACGTGGTTACCGCGCTCGCGGCGCCGCTGGCCACCTTCATGCAGGCGCGCAAGTACATCGGCAACTGGATCTGGTGGATGGTGCTGGACACGACTTACGTGGCCCTTTACCTGGAGAGGGGCCTTTATTTGACCACCCTGCTTTACGCCAGCTACTTCGCATTGGCATGGGTGGGCTACCGTTCCTGGCGCAAGGCCCTGCCGGCGTGA
- the actP gene encoding cation/acetate symporter ActP: MAPNLASILTFVLILGASLLITWQAGRRTRSSSEFYAASHSVGGFSNGLAIAGDHLSAGTLLGVTAVIYTDGYDGLIYMTGGAVGYPLLMCLLAERLRNLGSYTFVDVLSARFRENSIRVLAATGTLVAAVLYLISQMVAGGALFEVLFGIPYPWAVAMVGGLTVLYVSVGGMLATTWVQMTKAVLLMFSILVLLALLMLNLGEGPLSLLESAARVHQRGEAWLSPGQFLPDRVSIFAFVLTGIVGMVGLPHLLMRFFTVPDARQARRSAVFATGYIVTFSLLLWITGLGIVVLLAGNTEILDDQGGMIGSTNMAIMHAARIIGGNVMLGFMASVAFATLLAVVCGLVLAAAAALAHDLYSGVYKRGRVDDRTEVRASRISVVALGVLAVALGMQFQGQNVAYLTALAFTVAASVNTPALVAALFWRGASARGLILGGWVGMVVSVALLALSPAVWEGALGLENAPFPWIYPGLFSIPAAALVIVVVSLADRSPEAMLGRRRYDELLAPSVLGRRDTPEIRH; the protein is encoded by the coding sequence ATGGCGCCTAACCTGGCTTCCATCCTCACGTTCGTCCTGATCCTCGGGGCGTCGCTACTGATTACCTGGCAGGCGGGACGGCGGACGCGTTCGTCCTCGGAGTTCTACGCGGCCTCGCACTCGGTGGGCGGCTTCAGCAACGGGCTGGCGATCGCCGGCGACCACCTCTCGGCCGGAACGCTGCTGGGAGTGACCGCCGTCATCTACACGGACGGATACGACGGCCTGATCTACATGACGGGCGGGGCGGTCGGCTACCCGCTGTTGATGTGCCTGCTCGCGGAACGGCTGCGCAACCTGGGCAGCTATACCTTCGTGGACGTGCTGTCGGCGCGCTTTCGCGAGAACTCGATCCGGGTGCTGGCCGCCACCGGCACGCTGGTGGCCGCGGTCCTGTACCTGATATCGCAGATGGTGGCGGGCGGGGCGCTGTTCGAGGTGCTGTTCGGCATTCCCTATCCCTGGGCCGTCGCCATGGTGGGCGGCCTGACCGTGCTCTACGTAAGCGTGGGCGGGATGCTGGCGACCACCTGGGTGCAGATGACCAAGGCCGTGTTGCTCATGTTCTCGATCCTGGTGCTGCTCGCCCTGCTCATGCTGAATCTGGGCGAGGGCCCGCTGTCGCTGCTGGAGTCGGCGGCGCGCGTGCATCAGCGGGGCGAGGCGTGGCTGAGCCCGGGACAGTTCCTGCCCGACCGGGTTTCGATCTTTGCGTTTGTCCTGACCGGCATCGTCGGCATGGTCGGGCTGCCGCATCTGCTGATGCGCTTCTTTACGGTTCCCGACGCCCGGCAGGCGCGCCGGTCCGCGGTCTTCGCCACCGGCTACATCGTGACTTTTTCCCTGCTGCTCTGGATTACCGGCCTCGGCATCGTGGTGCTGCTGGCCGGCAACACCGAAATCCTGGACGACCAGGGCGGAATGATCGGCAGCACCAATATGGCGATCATGCATGCGGCGCGAATCATCGGAGGCAACGTGATGCTGGGATTCATGGCTTCGGTGGCTTTCGCGACGCTGTTGGCGGTGGTATGCGGACTGGTGCTGGCGGCGGCCGCGGCGCTGGCGCACGATCTCTACAGCGGGGTCTACAAACGTGGCCGCGTCGACGACAGGACCGAGGTCCGGGCCTCGCGGATCAGCGTCGTGGCGCTGGGCGTGCTGGCCGTGGCGCTGGGGATGCAGTTTCAGGGACAGAACGTGGCCTATCTGACCGCGCTCGCCTTTACCGTGGCCGCCAGCGTCAATACGCCGGCGCTGGTCGCGGCGCTGTTCTGGCGAGGAGCCAGCGCGCGCGGCCTGATCCTCGGGGGCTGGGTGGGGATGGTCGTGTCGGTGGCATTGCTGGCGCTGAGCCCGGCCGTCTGGGAGGGCGCCCTGGGCCTGGAAAACGCACCATTCCCGTGGATTTACCCCGGTCTGTTCTCGATACCGGCCGCGGCGCTGGTAATCGTTGTAGTATCGCTGGCGGACCGCAGCCCCGAGGCGATGCTGGGGCGCCGGCGTTACGATGAACTGCTGGCGCCGTCCGTGCTCGGGCGGCGGGACACACCTGAGATAAGGCATTAG
- a CDS encoding phosphotransferase family protein, translating into MGGLPFLAQGPAGVKRPRLLDECPALADVKLIRRLGGGGWNETWLAARGDERLMVRFDTPAVRLLGLDRAAEVDVLRAIESRGLGPELVFADPRRGVLVTRRLPGRACMPGGLRDPRLLRNLGANLRRLHETVLPPPDIAPLDMARSLDRYASLVGNVRARRTARETCRSLRAAAGHRRKPALCHNDPVAQNILRGPALRLIDWEFACPGDPLFDLAVVIGHHDLDEGRARALLGAARGRVYPSDWRGLMHLVEGYENVRVLWEAAVRAVAQID; encoded by the coding sequence ATGGGTGGGCTACCGTTCCTGGCGCAAGGCCCTGCCGGCGTGAAACGGCCGCGGCTGCTTGACGAGTGCCCGGCGCTGGCGGACGTCAAGCTCATCCGCAGGCTCGGCGGCGGCGGATGGAACGAGACGTGGCTGGCCGCGCGGGGCGATGAAAGGCTGATGGTTCGTTTCGACACGCCTGCCGTGCGCCTGCTGGGGCTGGACCGGGCCGCCGAAGTCGACGTCCTGCGTGCGATCGAAAGCCGGGGACTCGGCCCGGAACTTGTTTTCGCCGATCCCCGCCGCGGAGTGCTCGTGACGCGACGCCTGCCGGGCCGCGCCTGCATGCCCGGCGGTCTGCGCGATCCACGGCTTCTGCGCAATCTGGGAGCGAACCTCCGGCGTCTGCACGAGACGGTTCTTCCACCCCCTGACATCGCGCCGCTGGACATGGCCCGTTCCCTCGATCGCTACGCATCGCTGGTCGGGAATGTCCGGGCGCGAAGAACGGCGCGTGAAACTTGCCGTTCCCTCAGGGCGGCCGCCGGTCACCGCAGAAAACCGGCGCTGTGCCACAACGACCCCGTGGCGCAGAACATTCTGCGCGGACCGGCATTGCGCCTCATCGACTGGGAGTTCGCCTGCCCGGGCGACCCGCTCTTCGACCTCGCCGTCGTGATCGGTCATCACGATCTCGACGAGGGACGGGCCCGCGCGCTCCTGGGCGCGGCCAGGGGCCGCGTTTATCCGTCCGATTGGCGCGGTCTGATGCACCTGGTGGAGGGCTACGAAAACGTGCGCGTGCTTTGGGAGGCGGCCGTGAGGGCAGTCGCGCAGATTGATTAG